A genomic region of Xanthomonas fragariae contains the following coding sequences:
- a CDS encoding Dps family protein codes for MSKKKNANKPVVINEALDALPVAAASAPHIDIGIKDSDRKQISDGLARYMADAFTLYLKTHNFHWNVTGSMFNSLHTMFETQYTEQWAALDEVAERIRALGYNAPGSYREFVALTSITEEPGQSDSADWREMVRQLVSGNEAVCRTARKVLGTADDAGDDPTVDLLTQRLQTHEKYAWMLRSLLQ; via the coding sequence ATGTCCAAGAAAAAGAACGCCAACAAGCCCGTCGTCATCAATGAAGCATTGGACGCGCTGCCGGTTGCTGCTGCGTCGGCGCCACATATCGATATCGGGATCAAGGACAGCGATCGCAAGCAGATCTCCGACGGTCTGGCCCGCTACATGGCTGACGCCTTTACGTTGTATCTGAAAACACACAACTTCCATTGGAACGTCACCGGGTCGATGTTCAACTCGCTGCACACCATGTTTGAGACCCAGTACACCGAGCAGTGGGCCGCGCTGGACGAAGTGGCAGAGCGCATCCGCGCTCTGGGCTATAACGCACCGGGCTCGTACCGCGAATTCGTCGCACTGACCTCGATCACCGAAGAGCCGGGCCAGAGCGACAGCGCCGACTGGCGTGAAATGGTGCGCCAGCTGGTCAGCGGCAACGAAGCGGTATGCCGCACCGCACGCAAGGTGCTGGGCACCGCCGACGACGCCGGCGACGACCCGACCGTAGACCTGCTGACCCAGCGCCTGCAAACCCACGAAAAGTACGCGTGGATGCTGCGCTCCTTGCTGCAGTAA
- the recQ gene encoding DNA helicase RecQ, with protein sequence MSSPAHELLSRVFGYDDFRGPQQAIVEHVAAGNDALVLMPTGGGKSLCYQVPALLRDGIGIVVSPLIALMQDQVEALRQLGVRAEFLNSTLDAENAQRVERALLSGDLDLLYVAPERLLTQRFLSLLERSPIALFAIDEAHCVSQWGHDFRPEYRQLTVLHERWPHIPRMALTATADPPTQREIAERLDLVDARHFVSSFDRPNIRYTVVQKDNARKQLREFLGRYRGSAGIVYAMSRRKVEETAQQLCAQGFNALPYHAGLPAEMRAENQRRFLREDGIIMAATVAFGMGIDKPDVRFVAHVDLPKSLEGYYQETGRAGRDGDPAEAWLCYGLGDVVLLKQMIEQGEAAEERKRLERAKLDHLLGYCESMQCRRQVLLAGFGESYPKPCGNCDNCLTPAAAWDATLASQKALSCVYRSGQRFGVGHLIDILRGSENERIKQAGHDQLSTYGIGRDLDERTWRGVFRQLVAASLLEVDSEGYGGLRLTDASRQVLKGERQVMMRRENPAAGRERDRGVQRTGLPVQQQDLVLFNALRGLRAKLAKEQNVPAFVIFHDSTLRNIAEQRPTSIDALSRVGGIGGGKLARYGAQLIEIVREQG encoded by the coding sequence ATGTCTTCCCCCGCCCACGAACTGCTCAGCCGCGTCTTCGGTTACGACGACTTCCGCGGCCCCCAGCAGGCCATTGTCGAGCACGTCGCTGCTGGTAACGACGCCCTGGTTCTGATGCCCACCGGTGGCGGTAAATCGCTGTGCTACCAAGTGCCTGCGCTGCTGCGCGACGGCATCGGCATCGTGGTCTCGCCGCTGATCGCACTGATGCAGGATCAGGTAGAGGCGCTGCGCCAACTGGGCGTACGCGCCGAATTCCTCAATTCCACGCTGGATGCCGAGAACGCGCAGCGCGTCGAACGCGCTTTGCTGTCCGGCGATCTGGACCTGCTCTACGTCGCGCCGGAGCGGCTGCTGACCCAGCGCTTTCTGTCGTTACTTGAACGTAGCCCCATCGCACTGTTCGCCATCGATGAGGCGCATTGCGTCTCGCAGTGGGGCCACGACTTTCGCCCGGAATATCGCCAGCTCACCGTGCTGCACGAGCGCTGGCCGCATATCCCGCGCATGGCGCTGACCGCAACCGCCGATCCGCCAACCCAGCGCGAAATCGCCGAGCGGCTGGATCTGGTCGACGCGCGCCACTTCGTCAGCTCGTTCGACCGCCCCAACATCCGCTACACCGTGGTGCAAAAGGACAACGCGCGCAAACAGCTGCGGGAATTTCTGGGCCGCTACCGCGGCTCGGCCGGCATCGTCTATGCCATGTCGCGGCGCAAGGTCGAAGAAACCGCGCAGCAGCTGTGCGCGCAAGGCTTCAATGCCCTGCCCTATCACGCCGGCTTGCCGGCCGAGATGCGTGCAGAAAACCAGCGTCGTTTCCTGCGCGAAGACGGCATCATCATGGCCGCTACCGTCGCCTTCGGCATGGGCATCGACAAGCCGGACGTGCGCTTCGTGGCGCATGTGGATCTGCCTAAATCGCTGGAAGGCTACTACCAGGAAACCGGCCGCGCTGGTCGCGATGGCGACCCGGCCGAGGCCTGGCTCTGCTACGGCCTGGGCGATGTGGTGCTGCTCAAGCAGATGATCGAACAAGGCGAGGCCGCCGAGGAACGCAAGCGCCTGGAGCGCGCCAAGCTCGATCACCTGCTCGGCTACTGCGAATCGATGCAATGCCGCCGCCAGGTACTGCTGGCCGGATTCGGCGAGAGCTATCCCAAGCCCTGCGGCAATTGCGACAACTGCCTGACCCCAGCAGCGGCATGGGATGCCACTCTCGCCTCGCAAAAGGCGCTCAGTTGCGTGTATCGCAGCGGCCAGCGCTTCGGCGTCGGCCATTTGATCGACATCCTGCGCGGTAGCGAAAACGAGCGCATCAAACAGGCCGGCCACGACCAGCTGAGCACCTACGGCATCGGCCGCGATCTGGACGAGCGCACCTGGCGCGGGGTGTTCCGCCAATTGGTGGCAGCCAGCCTGTTGGAGGTCGATAGCGAAGGTTACGGCGGCCTGCGACTCACCGATGCCAGCCGTCAGGTGCTCAAGGGCGAGCGCCAGGTGATGATGCGACGCGAGAACCCGGCCGCCGGCCGCGAGCGCGATCGAGGCGTGCAACGTACCGGCCTACCGGTGCAGCAGCAGGATCTGGTGCTGTTCAATGCCTTGCGCGGCCTGCGCGCGAAACTTGCTAAGGAACAGAACGTACCGGCGTTCGTGATTTTCCACGACAGCACCCTGCGCAACATCGCCGAACAACGGCCGACCAGCATCGATGCGCTGTCGCGCGTGGGCGGTATCGGTGGCGGCAAACTGGCCCGCTATGGTGCGCAGCTGATCGAGATCGTCCGCGAGCAAGGCTAA
- a CDS encoding response regulator, which yields MSQIKERPVVFVVEDGDGTRQLSCLVLESYGFTCRSAGSVEEALTLIESDPRVDVLFSDIHFPGGLTGVDLAVKTAHAPYNLPVLLTSGLAIEYVEEILPDGVAFLEKPYTPEQLLTAIRSVMAKHRVIATPVA from the coding sequence ATGTCGCAGATCAAGGAACGGCCGGTCGTATTCGTTGTCGAAGATGGCGACGGCACCCGGCAACTTAGCTGCCTTGTGCTGGAAAGCTACGGTTTCACTTGCCGCAGCGCCGGTTCGGTCGAAGAGGCGTTGACTTTGATCGAAAGTGACCCACGCGTCGATGTGTTGTTCTCCGATATCCACTTTCCGGGTGGTCTGACCGGCGTGGATCTGGCCGTCAAAACCGCGCACGCGCCATACAACCTGCCGGTGCTGCTGACCTCCGGTCTGGCGATCGAATATGTGGAAGAGATCCTGCCCGACGGCGTGGCCTTCCTGGAAAAGCCCTACACTCCCGAACAATTGCTGACCGCAATCCGCAGCGTGATGGCCAAGCACCGGGTGATTGCTACCCCGGTCGCGTAA
- a CDS encoding rRNA pseudouridine synthase → MSDPIRLDKCVAAAFGCSRGEARQYIEGGWVSVNGVVVEEPQALATIAQVTLAPNAVLEHAKPATLLLHKAAGMSTEVALALVTPVTRSALDQSDMRVLKQHFLRLNAPLPLEDEASGLLVLSQDGRVLRRLSADASSIEQEFLVEVRGELGPYGMARLAHGLIYQQRSLSPCKVSWQNEERLRFAIKHVQPGQLRYMCGEVGLEVVSVRRLRIGGVSLGKLAIGQWRYLPTGQRF, encoded by the coding sequence ATGTCCGATCCGATCCGTCTCGATAAATGCGTTGCCGCCGCGTTTGGCTGCTCGCGTGGCGAGGCCCGGCAGTACATCGAGGGTGGCTGGGTTAGTGTAAACGGGGTGGTAGTCGAAGAGCCGCAGGCCTTGGCGACCATAGCGCAGGTAACCCTGGCCCCGAACGCAGTGCTTGAGCATGCCAAACCTGCCACGTTGCTGCTGCACAAAGCTGCCGGCATGTCGACCGAGGTGGCGTTGGCATTGGTGACCCCGGTGACCCGTAGCGCGTTGGACCAGTCCGACATGCGCGTGTTGAAACAGCACTTTCTGCGCCTCAACGCGCCGCTGCCGCTGGAGGATGAGGCAAGCGGCTTGCTGGTACTGAGCCAGGATGGTCGCGTGCTGCGCAGGCTGAGCGCCGATGCCAGTTCCATCGAGCAGGAATTCCTGGTGGAAGTGCGCGGCGAACTGGGCCCGTACGGCATGGCGCGGCTGGCGCATGGCCTAATCTATCAACAGCGCAGTCTGTCGCCGTGCAAGGTGAGCTGGCAAAACGAAGAGCGGCTGCGATTTGCGATCAAGCACGTGCAGCCAGGCCAGCTCCGCTACATGTGCGGTGAAGTGGGGCTGGAGGTGGTGAGCGTTCGTCGGCTACGCATAGGCGGGGTGTCGCTAGGCAAGCTGGCGATCGGCCAATGGCGCTACCTGCCGACAGGCCAACGTTTTTGA
- the queC gene encoding 7-cyano-7-deazaguanine synthase QueC produces the protein MKKAVVLLSGGMDSAAVIALAQEQGFAVYALSLRYGQRHTSELDAAARVAAAQGVITHKVLDVDLRSIGGSALTDDIEVPEAGGDGIPVTYVPARNTIMLSLALGWAEVIGANDLFCGVNAVDYSGYPDCRPEFVRAFEVLANLATKAGVEGAGLRVHAPLQFLSKADIVREGVRLGVDFGLTVSCYRADANGRACGHCDACRLRAAGFADAGVPDPTHYAISS, from the coding sequence ATGAAAAAAGCCGTTGTTCTGTTGTCCGGTGGCATGGACTCCGCCGCCGTCATCGCGCTCGCGCAGGAGCAAGGCTTTGCCGTGTACGCCTTGAGCCTGCGCTACGGCCAGCGCCACACCTCCGAACTGGACGCAGCCGCACGCGTCGCTGCCGCGCAAGGCGTCATTACACACAAGGTGCTGGATGTGGACCTGCGCAGCATCGGCGGCTCGGCGTTGACCGACGATATCGAAGTACCAGAGGCCGGCGGCGACGGCATTCCGGTCACCTATGTGCCCGCGCGCAACACCATCATGTTGTCGCTGGCGCTCGGTTGGGCCGAGGTGATCGGTGCCAACGACCTGTTCTGTGGCGTCAATGCGGTCGACTATTCCGGCTACCCCGACTGCCGGCCAGAGTTCGTGCGCGCATTCGAAGTACTTGCCAACCTGGCCACCAAAGCAGGCGTGGAAGGCGCCGGACTGCGCGTGCATGCGCCACTGCAGTTCCTCAGCAAGGCCGACATCGTCCGCGAAGGAGTGCGCCTGGGCGTGGACTTCGGCCTGACCGTCTCCTGCTACCGCGCCGACGCCAACGGACGCGCCTGCGGCCACTGCGACGCCTGTCGCCTACGCGCCGCCGGCTTCGCCGACGCCGGCGTCCCGGACCCCACGCATTACGCCATTTCGTCTTGA
- a CDS encoding GIY-YIG nuclease family protein produces MEAPKPWHLYLLLCRNGSYYAGITNDVERRFQAHLRGTGARYTRANPPLGMLASRTYPDRASASRAEWALKRQPRARKLAWLLAQPHHGTESQRTDTPITPA; encoded by the coding sequence ATGGAAGCACCCAAGCCCTGGCACCTTTACCTGCTGCTATGTCGCAACGGCAGCTATTACGCCGGCATCACCAACGACGTGGAGCGGCGCTTCCAGGCGCACCTGCGTGGCACTGGCGCGCGCTACACGCGGGCAAATCCGCCGCTGGGAATGCTTGCCAGCCGCACGTACCCAGACCGTGCCAGCGCCTCGCGCGCGGAATGGGCGCTCAAGCGTCAACCGCGTGCACGCAAGCTGGCCTGGTTGCTGGCCCAGCCGCACCACGGTACCGAGTCACAGCGCACTGACACACCGATCACGCCCGCCTAG
- a CDS encoding glutathione S-transferase, translating into MHYQLYYWTGLQGRGEFVRLALEDVGAVYTDVARVEGDDAMNAFLEGNEAGAQPFAPPFLKAGDVVVAQVAAILHFIGPQLQLVPESEAQRLQALQLQLTIADLVAEVHDTHHPIATVLYYEDQKTEAAKRAKDLRDNRLPKFLGYFEQMLQRAGGTHVLGAHSYVDLSLFQLISGLDYMFPKRMTTLAGNLPSLKSLQQRVAERPRIATYLASERRVAFNTNGIFRHYPELDAA; encoded by the coding sequence ATGCATTACCAGCTGTATTACTGGACCGGCCTGCAAGGCCGCGGCGAATTCGTGCGGCTGGCGTTGGAAGATGTCGGCGCCGTCTACACCGACGTTGCGCGTGTGGAAGGCGATGACGCGATGAATGCCTTTTTGGAGGGTAATGAAGCGGGTGCGCAGCCGTTCGCGCCGCCGTTTCTCAAAGCGGGCGATGTCGTGGTGGCGCAGGTCGCGGCGATCCTGCATTTCATCGGCCCGCAGTTGCAGCTGGTGCCCGAATCGGAGGCACAGCGTCTGCAGGCGCTGCAATTGCAGCTGACCATTGCCGATCTGGTCGCAGAGGTGCACGACACCCATCATCCGATCGCCACCGTGCTGTATTACGAAGATCAGAAGACCGAGGCGGCCAAGCGTGCCAAGGACCTGCGTGACAATCGCCTGCCCAAGTTCCTGGGCTATTTCGAACAAATGCTGCAACGGGCTGGCGGCACACATGTGCTCGGCGCGCATTCGTATGTGGACCTGTCGCTGTTCCAGCTGATCAGCGGCTTGGACTACATGTTTCCCAAGCGTATGACGACGTTGGCGGGCAACCTGCCAAGCCTCAAGTCACTGCAGCAGCGTGTGGCCGAGCGGCCGCGCATTGCGACCTATCTTGCTTCCGAGCGACGCGTCGCCTTCAACACCAACGGTATCTTCCGTCACTACCCGGAGCTGGATGCGGCGTAG
- a CDS encoding aldose 1-epimerase family protein, which produces MIPVRSLVGCIVVVVALPAHAVDYTLIAPDKPIQDWSIGNDQLGFHDGPPFKVSLRGLNGGRQEGSALIEIDTGAMQLTVVPTRGMNVLRAQAGALRLGWDSPVSEVVNPAFVNLESRGGLGWLEGFNELVARCGFEWVGHPGEDRGELLTLHGRASYLPARTVVLSIDDQPPHRISLKGVLSEQAFKKVDFQIDAELITEPGTTAFTLHDRLTNRSDQPAEYQVLYHSNFGAPLLGEGARFAMPAREVSPFNARAQQELANWQTFRGPTAGYGETVYNIYPLGDDSGQSLAVLHDKSAQRGVALAFNVKQLPVFSLWKNTDSQTTGYVAGLEPGTSFSYNRSLQRDLGLVPTIEARGTRDFVLHYRLLPSAAAVRTALQDITTLQNGHPAKVRQTPLAQER; this is translated from the coding sequence ATGATTCCTGTTCGCTCGCTCGTTGGTTGCATCGTTGTCGTCGTCGCCCTGCCAGCCCATGCCGTGGACTACACACTCATCGCGCCGGACAAACCCATCCAGGACTGGAGCATCGGCAACGATCAGCTTGGTTTCCACGATGGCCCACCCTTCAAAGTCAGCTTGCGCGGCCTCAATGGCGGCCGCCAGGAAGGCAGCGCACTGATCGAGATCGATACCGGAGCCATGCAATTAACCGTGGTGCCCACCCGCGGCATGAACGTTCTGCGCGCTCAGGCCGGTGCGTTGCGCCTCGGCTGGGACTCGCCGGTCAGCGAGGTGGTCAATCCCGCTTTCGTCAATCTGGAAAGCCGCGGTGGCCTGGGCTGGCTGGAGGGTTTCAACGAATTGGTGGCGCGTTGCGGATTCGAATGGGTCGGCCACCCTGGCGAAGATCGGGGAGAACTCCTGACCCTGCATGGGCGCGCGTCCTATTTGCCCGCACGCACTGTCGTGCTCAGCATCGACGACCAGCCACCGCACCGAATCAGCCTGAAAGGCGTACTGAGCGAGCAAGCTTTCAAGAAAGTCGATTTTCAGATCGATGCCGAACTGATCACCGAGCCTGGCACGACCGCTTTCACGCTGCATGACCGGCTTACCAATCGAAGCGACCAGCCTGCCGAATATCAGGTTCTCTACCACAGCAACTTCGGCGCGCCATTACTCGGAGAGGGGGCCCGCTTTGCAATGCCGGCGCGTGAAGTTTCTCCATTCAATGCGCGAGCGCAGCAGGAACTCGCCAATTGGCAAACGTTCCGCGGCCCGACAGCCGGGTATGGCGAGACGGTGTACAACATTTATCCCCTCGGTGATGACAGCGGGCAGAGCCTGGCGGTTCTGCATGACAAGAGCGCCCAGCGAGGCGTCGCACTGGCCTTCAACGTCAAGCAGTTGCCGGTATTCTCCCTGTGGAAGAATACCGACAGCCAAACCACCGGCTATGTCGCGGGTCTGGAGCCGGGCACCAGCTTCTCGTATAACCGCAGTTTGCAACGCGATCTCGGCCTGGTCCCCACGATTGAAGCCCGCGGGACGCGCGATTTCGTTCTTCACTATCGGCTGCTTCCTAGTGCAGCAGCCGTGCGAACAGCACTGCAAGACATCACGACATTGCAAAACGGTCATCCAGCCAAGGTACGGCAGACACCGCTGGCACAGGAGCGCTAG
- a CDS encoding DUF3574 domain-containing protein, with protein MKVLPSCLIAATLALSACATTSGGTPATASLQGDAARPAAAHGWVRSELYFGVGEETGPADRPQTRTIDETQWRAFLDKEVTPRFPDGLSVFDAYGQWLFRGAKEPNRLGTKVLVILHEDTPQRRNDIEAIRLAWKQATGQQSVLWSRQAVDVSF; from the coding sequence ATGAAGGTGTTGCCGTCCTGCCTGATTGCCGCCACGTTGGCTTTGTCCGCCTGCGCTACCACGTCCGGCGGCACGCCGGCCACCGCCAGCCTGCAAGGCGATGCGGCACGGCCGGCCGCGGCGCATGGCTGGGTGCGCAGCGAGCTGTATTTTGGCGTGGGCGAGGAAACCGGCCCGGCCGATCGCCCGCAGACCCGTACCATCGACGAAACCCAATGGCGTGCCTTTCTGGACAAGGAAGTCACCCCGCGCTTCCCGGACGGGTTAAGCGTCTTCGATGCCTACGGCCAGTGGCTGTTTCGCGGCGCCAAGGAGCCGAACCGGCTCGGCACCAAGGTGCTGGTGATCCTGCATGAAGACACCCCGCAGCGGCGCAACGATATCGAGGCGATCCGTCTGGCCTGGAAGCAGGCGACCGGTCAGCAGTCGGTGTTGTGGTCGCGGCAGGCGGTAGACGTGTCGTTCTGA
- a CDS encoding TonB-dependent receptor plug domain-containing protein gives MTRPTLTAIGMAIATVLSANAQAQQAAPGATTLDTVIVTGTRASDRTLLESTVPVDVLTAEDIRKAGVVNGELGSALQALLPSFNIPRQSNSGGADHIRAAQLRGLSPDQVLVLVNGKRRHTSALVNTDSKIGKGTTPVDFNSIPINAIKRIEVLRDGAGAQYGSDAIAGVINVILDDNPARGELDASFGAYNTDVEPINRRVTDGQTSYASAKVGTLLGDDGSFFKVGLELKSREATNRAGLDRIPPFEEQTLANLALAGQRNYVLGDGATKGLNAWLNTKIAFSDSGEFYAFGAYNQRDTEGANYFRYPDGSANWREIYPNGYRPISEGENRDLQVVAGARGQLGNWEYDASVNDGRNDFTYRLRNSLNASLGPGSTTRFKTGDFAFAQTMGNLDLTRVFAAAGATHTFGTGAEFRREHYRTHAGDPASAAAGPFTDRPTGSQAGGGLTPQDEADLSRNVASAYANVSSQFGAKFSTDLAGRYEHYQDFGSQWAGKLAARYAFAQAFALRGAVSSNVRAPSLSQIGYEATSTGYDAAGRLTQGRLLSVNNPIARALGATDLKPETSLNYSLGFTSQLGDHFDLSLDIFQIDIDDRIALSEDITGDSLTDFVQQNFGVTGVQSASYFLNAADTRTHGAELVANWRQYVFGGDLLLTGTYSYAKTELTNVIATPAQLLALDPKYVLFGVEESNTLTDATPRARAALAANWNNAHWTLQTRLNRYGSSTRVFDFGGGFVPRQTYGAQWQLDLEAEYHLGNQWTLAIGGQNILDNYSDRSIDDIAYFGNLPYDVLSPIGSNGAYWYGRVRYAF, from the coding sequence ATGACCCGCCCCACCCTCACGGCTATCGGAATGGCCATCGCCACCGTGTTGAGCGCCAACGCGCAGGCACAGCAGGCAGCCCCAGGCGCCACCACGCTGGACACCGTGATCGTCACCGGCACCCGTGCCAGCGACCGCACGTTGCTGGAATCGACCGTGCCGGTGGACGTGCTCACCGCCGAGGACATCCGCAAGGCCGGCGTGGTCAACGGCGAACTCGGCAGCGCGCTGCAGGCGCTGTTGCCGTCGTTCAATATCCCGCGCCAGTCCAACTCCGGCGGCGCCGACCACATCCGCGCCGCACAGTTGCGCGGACTCTCGCCCGATCAAGTGCTGGTGCTGGTCAACGGCAAGCGCCGGCATACCTCCGCGCTGGTCAATACCGACAGCAAGATCGGCAAAGGCACCACGCCGGTGGATTTCAATTCCATCCCGATCAACGCGATCAAGCGCATCGAAGTGCTGCGCGACGGCGCGGGTGCGCAGTACGGCTCGGATGCGATCGCAGGCGTCATCAACGTGATCCTGGACGACAACCCCGCACGCGGCGAGCTGGATGCCAGCTTCGGCGCCTACAACACCGATGTGGAGCCGATCAACCGCCGCGTCACCGATGGCCAGACCAGCTATGCCAGCGCCAAGGTCGGCACCCTGCTCGGCGATGACGGGAGCTTCTTCAAAGTGGGCCTGGAACTGAAGAGTCGCGAGGCGACCAACCGCGCCGGCCTCGATCGGATTCCGCCGTTCGAAGAGCAGACCCTGGCCAATCTGGCGCTGGCCGGCCAGCGCAATTACGTGCTCGGCGATGGCGCCACCAAGGGTCTGAATGCTTGGCTCAACACCAAGATTGCCTTCAGCGACAGCGGCGAGTTCTACGCGTTCGGCGCCTACAACCAGCGCGACACCGAAGGCGCCAACTACTTCCGTTACCCGGATGGCAGCGCCAACTGGCGCGAGATTTACCCCAACGGCTATCGCCCCATTTCAGAAGGCGAAAATCGCGATCTGCAGGTCGTGGCCGGTGCACGCGGGCAGTTGGGCAACTGGGAGTACGACGCCAGCGTCAATGATGGCCGCAACGACTTCACCTACCGGCTGCGCAATTCGCTCAACGCCTCGCTCGGCCCGGGCAGCACCACGCGCTTCAAGACCGGCGATTTTGCGTTTGCGCAGACCATGGGCAATCTGGATCTGACCCGCGTGTTCGCCGCAGCCGGCGCCACCCATACCTTCGGCACCGGCGCCGAATTCCGCCGTGAGCACTACCGCACCCATGCCGGCGACCCGGCCAGCGCCGCCGCCGGCCCCTTCACCGATCGCCCGACCGGTTCGCAGGCCGGCGGCGGCCTCACCCCGCAGGACGAAGCCGACCTGTCGCGCAATGTCGCCAGCGCCTACGCCAACGTCTCCAGCCAGTTCGGCGCCAAGTTCTCCACCGACCTGGCCGGTCGCTACGAGCATTACCAAGACTTCGGCAGCCAGTGGGCTGGCAAGCTGGCCGCGCGCTACGCCTTCGCACAGGCGTTCGCGCTGCGTGGTGCCGTCTCCAGCAACGTGCGTGCGCCCTCGCTCAGCCAGATCGGCTATGAAGCCACCTCCACCGGCTACGATGCGGCCGGTCGCCTCACCCAGGGCCGCCTACTGTCGGTCAACAACCCGATCGCGCGCGCGCTCGGCGCCACCGATCTGAAGCCGGAAACATCGCTCAACTACAGCCTGGGCTTCACCAGCCAGCTAGGCGATCACTTCGACCTGTCGCTGGACATCTTCCAGATCGATATCGACGACCGCATTGCGCTGTCTGAAGACATCACCGGCGACAGCCTCACCGACTTCGTCCAGCAGAACTTCGGCGTTACCGGCGTGCAGAGCGCCAGCTATTTCCTCAACGCTGCCGACACCCGCACCCACGGCGCCGAACTGGTCGCCAACTGGCGCCAATACGTCTTCGGCGGCGACCTGCTGCTGACCGGAACCTACAGCTACGCCAAGACCGAGTTAACGAACGTCATCGCCACCCCGGCGCAATTGCTCGCACTGGACCCGAAGTACGTGCTGTTCGGCGTCGAAGAGAGCAACACGCTCACCGATGCCACGCCGCGCGCGCGTGCGGCGTTGGCGGCCAACTGGAACAACGCACACTGGACGCTGCAGACCCGCCTCAACCGCTACGGCAGCTCCACGCGCGTGTTCGACTTCGGCGGCGGTTTCGTGCCGCGCCAGACCTACGGCGCGCAATGGCAGCTCGACCTGGAAGCCGAGTACCACCTGGGCAACCAATGGACGCTGGCGATTGGCGGGCAGAATATCCTGGACAACTATTCTGACCGCTCCATCGACGACATCGCCTACTTCGGCAACCTGCCCTATGACGTGCTCTCGCCGATCGGCAGCAACGGTGCGTACTGGTACGGGCGAGTGCGGTACGCGTTCTGA
- the otsB gene encoding trehalose-phosphatase: MADVHSPLPSPPLLDDACALFLDVDGTLIEFADSPEAVRLLPEVREAIGHLSDRLNGAVALVSGRPLSQLDALFAPLLLPAAGLHGHELRSDIAARAAMPQDTSERLHGLHQRAAALAHKYPGVLVEDKGVSVALHWRAKPHAGPDVLAFAQQEIAQLSGYRLQPGDHVVEFVPEGSNKGLAVEQLMQHGAFAGRTPVFVGDDLTDEFGFEAANRLGGWSVLVGNRAQTSAHFRVDGTADVHAWLQQNERSL, encoded by the coding sequence ATGGCAGACGTGCACTCCCCCCTTCCGTCGCCGCCATTGCTGGACGATGCCTGTGCATTGTTTCTGGACGTGGACGGCACTCTTATCGAATTCGCCGACAGCCCCGAGGCAGTGCGGCTATTGCCCGAGGTCCGCGAGGCCATCGGGCACTTGAGCGATCGCCTCAATGGCGCAGTCGCATTGGTCAGCGGACGACCGCTATCGCAACTGGACGCATTGTTCGCCCCCCTGCTGCTCCCAGCCGCAGGCTTGCATGGGCACGAACTGCGCAGCGATATCGCTGCACGTGCCGCGATGCCGCAAGACACCTCCGAGCGGCTGCATGGCTTGCATCAACGCGCCGCAGCGCTCGCGCACAAATACCCTGGCGTGCTGGTCGAAGACAAAGGCGTCAGCGTCGCACTGCATTGGCGCGCAAAACCGCACGCCGGCCCCGACGTCCTCGCCTTCGCGCAGCAGGAGATCGCTCAGCTCTCCGGCTATCGCCTGCAACCTGGCGATCACGTAGTCGAATTCGTCCCGGAAGGCAGCAACAAAGGTCTGGCGGTCGAACAACTGATGCAGCACGGCGCATTCGCCGGCCGCACGCCGGTGTTCGTCGGCGACGATCTCACCGACGAATTCGGCTTCGAAGCGGCAAATCGTCTCGGCGGTTGGAGTGTGCTGGTCGGCAATCGCGCACAGACCAGCGCACATTTCCGCGTCGATGGCACGGCGGATGTGCATGCATGGTTACAGCAAAACGAGCGCAGCCTTTGA